The following are encoded in a window of Solibacillus sp. FSL R7-0668 genomic DNA:
- a CDS encoding aminotransferase class V-fold PLP-dependent enzyme has product MYWSKIATTEKEFDAIAALNYETFVEEIPQHPANHRKRLVDKFHVENTYLVVYKDTEIVGMAAFRDQRPFSIDQKIGEVEQHLAPADCRYLCEIRLLAVKKAHRNGRVFSKLATAIYRYYYDKGYTACVISGTVREEKLYSEMGFKQFAPAVGTEDARFLPMVLTRTDSAVFRERLREKNAVFYPGPVALEASMAQSVLSHRSLQFEQELTQMKETLCQLTHAQLVIPMVGSGTLANDAMLGQLKSDFNDGRGLFLTNGEFGNRLINQAQQWNLAFDWLDFGWGQPFSMARIEQQLQTENYQYIVFVHSETSNSMMNPLEDLQQLAARYDVALCADCVSSFGATPFSMAHLHYATASSGKALGTIAGVAFVFCQKAPQVSRAPLYMNLPYYLEKTIPFTLPHFLVQSVNTALKAYPARFESLQNRLKLVSEAGLPIQAVNPIIATLQHPEMPKIMETCALNGFLLHGESGYLKERRSAQISTIQPKFERDFKQVAQLITNILETL; this is encoded by the coding sequence ATGTATTGGAGTAAAATTGCGACAACAGAAAAAGAATTCGATGCGATTGCCGCCTTAAACTATGAAACCTTTGTTGAAGAAATTCCGCAGCATCCAGCCAATCATCGTAAGCGCTTAGTCGATAAATTTCATGTTGAAAATACATATCTTGTCGTCTATAAAGATACGGAAATCGTTGGTATGGCGGCGTTTCGCGATCAACGTCCATTTTCCATTGATCAAAAAATCGGCGAGGTCGAACAGCATTTAGCACCAGCGGATTGTCGCTATTTATGTGAAATTCGGCTGCTGGCAGTGAAAAAGGCGCATCGCAATGGGCGTGTCTTTTCGAAGCTCGCTACGGCCATTTATCGATACTACTATGACAAGGGCTATACGGCATGCGTCATTTCAGGTACAGTACGTGAGGAAAAGCTGTATAGCGAGATGGGCTTTAAGCAGTTTGCACCGGCAGTCGGGACAGAGGATGCACGTTTTCTACCAATGGTGCTTACACGTACAGATAGCGCAGTTTTCCGTGAGCGCTTAAGAGAAAAAAATGCCGTATTTTACCCAGGCCCTGTCGCATTGGAAGCCTCAATGGCGCAATCGGTTTTATCGCATCGCTCGCTTCAATTTGAGCAGGAGCTTACGCAGATGAAAGAAACATTATGCCAGCTAACGCATGCACAGCTTGTCATTCCGATGGTGGGCAGTGGCACATTAGCGAATGACGCCATGCTAGGGCAGTTAAAAAGTGATTTTAATGACGGGCGAGGCTTATTTTTAACGAATGGGGAGTTTGGCAATCGGCTGATTAATCAGGCACAGCAATGGAATTTAGCCTTTGATTGGTTGGATTTTGGTTGGGGACAGCCGTTTTCAATGGCGCGTATCGAGCAGCAACTGCAAACAGAAAATTATCAATATATTGTGTTTGTGCATAGTGAAACATCCAATAGTATGATGAATCCGTTAGAGGACTTGCAGCAATTAGCAGCGCGCTATGATGTGGCCTTATGCGCGGATTGTGTCAGTTCGTTTGGGGCAACACCGTTTTCAATGGCGCATTTACATTATGCAACAGCGAGTAGTGGCAAGGCGCTCGGGACAATTGCAGGGGTTGCTTTTGTCTTTTGTCAAAAAGCGCCACAAGTAAGCAGGGCGCCATTATATATGAATTTACCTTATTATCTAGAAAAAACGATTCCATTTACACTGCCGCATTTTCTTGTTCAGTCCGTCAATACGGCATTAAAAGCGTATCCAGCGCGCTTTGAAAGCTTACAAAATCGTCTGAAGCTTGTAAGTGAAGCAGGCTTGCCCATTCAGGCAGTGAACCCAATTATTGCAACACTGCAGCACCCAGAAATGCCAAAAATAATGGAAACCTGTGCATTAAACGGATTTTTGCTACACGGGGAGAGCGGCTATTTAAAGGAACGACGAAGTGCACAAATTAGTACGATTCAGCCGAAATTTGAACGGGATTTCAAACAAGTAGCACAGCTGATTACGAATATCCTGGAAACATTGTAA
- a CDS encoding AbgT family transporter has protein sequence MDVKARSNKKFVDKFLDGIERSGNKLPDPVTLFVILAAVVLILSFILAKLGVSAVKPGTEETIEVINLLNREGLILIVEKMVANFTGFAPLGIVVVTMIGIGVAENSGLISALMKKTVLSAPEKLILPVILFTGLVGNIAADAAFIVLPPIAAMIFMSAGRNPLVGLIATYAAIAGGFSANILISSLDVLLLGITDTSAQLVDPEFTGRATMNYYFLIISTFVLLFVATWVTKKFVEPRFGKYTGKIEIAEPITALENKGLRWAGIATLAYIVLIAILIVPESGWLRNPIDNGFLNSPFMSGIVPIMLFFFLIPGLAYGIVTKSIQSDRDLAEQMFKSIADLASFIVLAFAAAQMIAYFGWSNIGPIIAIKGAELLQNLNFTGAPLFIGFILICALINLLIASSSAKWALLAPIFVPMFMYLDYSPAVTQMAYRVGDSITNPITPMLAYFAILLAFARKYDKNIGIGTLISALLPYSVFFAIMWIILFVIWFVLGLPLGPGDGIFISK, from the coding sequence ATGGACGTGAAAGCAAGAAGCAACAAGAAATTTGTTGATAAGTTTCTTGATGGGATTGAAAGGTCCGGAAATAAATTACCGGATCCAGTGACGTTATTCGTTATTTTAGCGGCGGTCGTATTAATACTATCATTTATCTTAGCTAAGCTAGGTGTTTCAGCCGTAAAACCTGGTACAGAAGAAACGATTGAAGTTATTAATTTATTAAATCGCGAAGGGCTCATTTTAATTGTTGAAAAAATGGTAGCAAACTTCACAGGATTCGCGCCACTCGGTATCGTTGTCGTGACAATGATAGGTATTGGGGTTGCCGAAAATAGCGGATTAATTTCTGCCCTTATGAAAAAGACGGTATTAAGTGCACCAGAAAAACTAATCTTGCCCGTAATTTTATTTACAGGTTTAGTAGGAAATATCGCAGCAGATGCAGCCTTCATCGTTTTACCGCCAATCGCTGCTATGATTTTTATGAGTGCAGGTAGGAATCCTTTAGTTGGCTTAATCGCTACTTATGCGGCGATTGCAGGTGGATTTAGTGCCAACATCTTAATTTCATCATTGGATGTTTTGTTATTAGGAATCACCGATACGTCCGCACAATTAGTAGACCCTGAATTTACTGGTCGGGCTACGATGAACTATTATTTCTTAATCATTTCTACATTTGTCTTATTATTTGTTGCAACATGGGTGACTAAGAAATTTGTTGAACCTCGTTTTGGTAAATACACTGGGAAAATTGAAATTGCGGAACCGATCACAGCGCTTGAAAATAAAGGGCTGCGCTGGGCAGGTATCGCGACTTTAGCTTACATTGTTTTAATCGCCATTTTGATCGTTCCTGAATCAGGTTGGCTACGAAATCCAATCGATAATGGTTTCCTAAACTCTCCATTCATGTCTGGCATTGTACCCATCATGTTATTCTTCTTCTTAATTCCTGGTTTGGCCTATGGTATTGTGACGAAATCCATTCAATCCGACCGCGACTTAGCGGAGCAAATGTTTAAATCGATTGCCGATTTAGCTTCATTTATTGTACTAGCTTTTGCAGCTGCACAAATGATTGCTTACTTTGGTTGGAGTAATATTGGGCCTATTATAGCGATTAAAGGGGCTGAATTATTACAAAATTTAAATTTCACAGGCGCTCCATTATTCATTGGTTTTATTCTGATTTGTGCATTGATTAACTTATTAATCGCTAGTTCCTCGGCAAAGTGGGCACTGCTGGCACCTATCTTCGTACCGATGTTTATGTACTTAGATTACTCTCCAGCGGTAACACAGATGGCTTACCGCGTAGGTGACTCGATTACAAACCCGATTACGCCGATGCTTGCGTATTTCGCCATTTTACTGGCCTTTGCACGCAAGTATGATAAAAACATCGGCATTGGGACATTAATTTCCGCCTTATTACCATACTCTGTTTTCTTCGCAATTATGTGGATTATCTTATTTGTTATCTGGTTTGTATTAGGTTTACCTTTAGGACCAGGAGATGGCATTTTTATTAGTAAATAA
- a CDS encoding amidohydrolase, whose amino-acid sequence MDILFSLLEQYYDEMVAIRRYLHQHPELSHEEVETPKYIAQYHRSLGHEVREGVGGRGVVAKLVGMKPGKTVALRADFDALAIQEQNDVPYKSKIDGRMHACGHDGHTATLLVLAKALNQMKDELEGTIVFIHQFGEELAPGGAIAMIEDGCLDGVDVIFGTHLWTPEPVGQVAIRSGEFMAAADGFYITINGKGGHGAKPQETKDSIVIGSQFVMAAQQLLGRRVNPVHSAVVSICHFEALNPFNVIADSVKIKGTVRTFNEETRDQIEAELEEVLKASCHLYKATYDYNFVRGYDPVINDEALTNFFLEQVKETPQVDHIVISDPEMGGEDYGYYLQKVPGIFFFTGANTPGEENFPHHHPKFRINEHALLVAANTLGKLTLSYLDTYN is encoded by the coding sequence ATGGATATTTTATTTTCACTTTTAGAGCAATATTACGATGAAATGGTAGCTATTCGCCGTTACTTACATCAACATCCTGAGCTTTCACATGAGGAAGTGGAAACACCGAAGTATATTGCACAATACCATCGTTCGCTCGGTCACGAAGTACGTGAAGGCGTTGGCGGACGCGGTGTTGTGGCCAAGCTCGTCGGGATGAAGCCCGGAAAAACGGTGGCATTACGTGCAGATTTCGATGCACTAGCCATTCAAGAGCAAAATGATGTTCCGTATAAATCCAAGATCGACGGACGTATGCACGCATGTGGGCATGATGGACATACCGCAACTTTATTAGTACTGGCAAAAGCACTAAATCAAATGAAAGATGAATTAGAAGGCACCATTGTTTTCATTCATCAATTTGGGGAGGAACTTGCTCCAGGTGGGGCAATTGCTATGATTGAGGATGGCTGTTTGGACGGTGTTGATGTCATTTTTGGCACACATTTGTGGACACCCGAACCAGTCGGACAAGTAGCTATTCGTTCAGGTGAATTCATGGCCGCTGCTGATGGCTTTTACATCACAATTAACGGTAAAGGTGGACATGGCGCAAAGCCACAAGAGACAAAAGATTCGATCGTTATTGGCTCGCAATTTGTGATGGCAGCACAGCAATTACTAGGTCGCCGAGTAAACCCTGTTCATTCTGCTGTTGTATCGATTTGCCATTTCGAAGCTTTGAACCCGTTCAATGTCATTGCAGACTCCGTAAAAATTAAGGGCACTGTTCGTACATTTAACGAAGAAACACGTGATCAAATTGAGGCTGAGTTAGAGGAAGTATTAAAAGCTTCGTGTCATTTATACAAAGCCACTTATGATTATAATTTTGTACGTGGCTATGATCCCGTTATCAATGATGAAGCCTTAACGAATTTCTTCTTAGAACAAGTAAAAGAAACGCCGCAAGTTGACCATATCGTCATTAGTGATCCTGAAATGGGGGGTGAAGATTACGGCTATTACTTGCAAAAGGTTCCGGGTATTTTCTTCTTCACAGGAGCAAATACACCGGGGGAAGAAAATTTCCCGCACCACCATCCGAAATTTAGAATTAATGAACACGCATTATTAGTTGCAGCTAATACGTTAGGCAAATTAACCTTGTCTTACTTAGATACTTACAACTAG
- a CDS encoding glycerol-3-phosphate acyltransferase → MLYICLSYFVGTILFAVIVGKVKGIDLQSANSGNLGARNAGRTLGKGAFVVVAVGDGLKGLVVVLAGRLLDYSELMIALAVIAVILGHLYPFWNKGKGGKGVATIVGAMVMFAPLTFLVFLVGFGVSILLTKSATISMVIAFVIYGILLILQRPDVGSVFAMALLLVIWKQRKSIIERVMPNVLE, encoded by the coding sequence ATGCTCTATATTTGTCTAAGCTATTTCGTCGGCACGATTCTATTTGCGGTAATTGTGGGTAAAGTAAAAGGAATTGATTTACAAAGTGCCAACAGTGGCAATCTAGGGGCCCGTAATGCAGGAAGAACGCTTGGAAAAGGTGCCTTTGTGGTGGTGGCGGTGGGGGATGGCTTGAAGGGGCTTGTCGTCGTTTTAGCTGGACGACTGCTAGACTATTCTGAACTAATGATTGCACTTGCGGTAATTGCGGTGATACTCGGTCACCTTTATCCATTTTGGAATAAAGGCAAGGGGGGCAAGGGCGTTGCAACGATTGTCGGGGCAATGGTCATGTTTGCGCCACTAACATTCCTCGTGTTTTTAGTAGGCTTTGGCGTAAGCATTCTTCTGACCAAAAGTGCAACCATTAGTATGGTCATTGCGTTTGTTATATATGGAATTTTGTTAATCTTGCAGCGCCCCGACGTAGGAAGCGTTTTTGCGATGGCCCTACTGCTCGTTATTTGGAAGCAACGAAAAAGCATAATAGAGAGAGTGATGCCCAATGTATTGGAGTAA
- a CDS encoding RNA polymerase sigma factor, with the protein MNELLATIYDEYNRYIYHLCLKLTRNQTEAEDLMQEVWVKVVRYEQTVAGVDHVKAWLTTITMNTFRDRYRKNVRRSKYMMNQPEQLDVPILDLVPNNETSTEELIEKTEITKMVQEKMNQLDGIYQKTLWYFYVDQFSLVEISELMKVSIGTVKSRLFRAKARLKEILLADNSVAEAILPA; encoded by the coding sequence ATGAACGAATTATTAGCAACCATTTATGATGAATATAATCGCTACATTTACCACCTATGCTTAAAATTAACACGCAATCAAACAGAAGCAGAAGACTTAATGCAAGAAGTTTGGGTAAAAGTGGTGCGCTACGAACAAACCGTAGCAGGTGTAGACCATGTAAAAGCTTGGCTAACAACCATTACAATGAATACATTCCGCGACCGTTATCGCAAAAATGTGCGTCGTAGCAAATACATGATGAATCAACCTGAACAATTAGACGTACCGATTTTAGATTTGGTTCCCAACAATGAAACATCTACAGAGGAACTAATCGAAAAAACAGAAATCACTAAAATGGTCCAAGAAAAGATGAACCAACTAGATGGCATTTACCAAAAAACATTATGGTATTTCTATGTGGATCAATTCTCATTGGTCGAAATTTCGGAGCTAATGAAAGTATCCATCGGCACAGTAAAATCTCGTTTATTCCGCGCAAAGGCTCGTCTAAAAGAAATTTTATTAGCAGATAATAGCGTAGCTGAAGCCATTTTACCAGCTTAA
- a CDS encoding PseG/SpsG family protein — protein sequence MPKKRIVWIIEHCDTKGMYPIERAVTLANFMQDESVFLFIKTENQALIDKLATTGLTIVLFDRFIELKKKIRDLEPDLIVHDGKDTQLEQVEMIRPFCSTIVHFDDFGMGVQLVDCHIIALFGEPHEESIPQELAGSYAFAVPPNLQQTAQEIYDAADCSIKGELPHIVIAFEDGDANNLTYRTLRHLTQLHIPLKISIAIDDDYKHDVDSLKMMALSRRNVELVQRPDALLHLMPTADLIICNALYTPYKVAAAGIPCITTAQHEQELNYTFAREMNGFIHIGLGRKMKQSILQNAVMELLLHESRRERAVRKQRALEILTNNEILKNLLLDLAYSRHNLAHM from the coding sequence TTGCCGAAAAAAAGAATTGTATGGATTATCGAGCATTGCGATACGAAAGGCATGTATCCAATAGAACGCGCCGTTACCCTTGCAAATTTCATGCAGGATGAAAGTGTTTTTTTATTTATCAAAACAGAAAACCAGGCGCTGATTGATAAGCTAGCGACAACGGGTTTAACGATTGTTTTATTCGATCGTTTCATAGAATTAAAAAAGAAAATTCGCGATTTGGAGCCAGATTTAATTGTGCATGATGGGAAGGATACACAGCTCGAACAGGTCGAGATGATTCGTCCGTTTTGCTCAACTATTGTTCATTTTGATGATTTTGGAATGGGTGTACAGCTTGTCGACTGTCATATTATTGCGCTATTCGGTGAGCCGCACGAAGAATCCATTCCACAAGAGCTTGCTGGTAGCTACGCATTTGCTGTGCCGCCAAATTTACAGCAAACCGCCCAAGAAATTTATGATGCAGCCGATTGTAGTATTAAAGGTGAACTCCCTCACATCGTCATTGCCTTTGAAGACGGTGATGCCAATAATTTAACGTACCGCACATTACGCCACTTAACGCAGCTACATATCCCACTCAAAATTTCAATCGCCATTGATGATGATTACAAGCACGATGTTGATAGCCTAAAAATGATGGCACTTAGCCGACGTAATGTCGAGCTCGTGCAACGTCCTGATGCCCTACTTCACCTCATGCCAACAGCCGATTTAATTATTTGTAATGCGCTTTATACGCCTTACAAAGTAGCCGCTGCTGGTATTCCTTGTATTACGACTGCCCAGCACGAACAGGAATTAAACTATACCTTTGCCCGTGAAATGAACGGCTTTATTCATATTGGTTTAGGTCGTAAAATGAAGCAGTCCATTTTACAAAACGCGGTGATGGAGCTACTACTGCACGAATCTCGCCGTGAACGTGCTGTCCGCAAACAACGCGCCTTAGAAATTTTAACGAACAATGAGATTTTAAAAAATTTACTGCTCGATTTAGCCTATTCTCGTCATAATCTTGCGCACATGTAG
- a CDS encoding SE1832 family protein: protein MLTKDQLQQQIAELKMDYINLQGDMEKLESLGHADSVKQAVARLENMEARLAELNKQLAAL, encoded by the coding sequence ATGCTAACTAAGGACCAATTACAGCAGCAAATTGCCGAATTGAAGATGGATTACATAAATCTTCAAGGCGATATGGAAAAATTAGAATCACTTGGCCATGCAGATTCAGTGAAGCAGGCGGTAGCACGTCTAGAGAATATGGAAGCACGGCTCGCAGAACTAAATAAACAGCTCGCAGCACTTTAA
- a CDS encoding MarR family winged helix-turn-helix transcriptional regulator, with translation MNEQKREQISALFETMTSLERKIANQWNSHDLLGYSKSHILILAFLHTEGPKRPSAIAEKLKVTTGGVTVLTAKLIKAGLIEKTQHETDRRASQIHITEAGIDILEQSKKQIDVVFESLFGMLDEDEIKTLTQIFAKCAKL, from the coding sequence ATGAATGAGCAAAAACGAGAGCAAATTTCGGCACTTTTTGAAACAATGACTTCATTGGAGCGCAAAATCGCCAACCAATGGAACAGCCACGATTTATTAGGCTATTCGAAGTCGCATATATTAATTTTAGCGTTCCTTCACACCGAGGGACCAAAGCGACCTTCTGCGATTGCCGAAAAGCTCAAGGTGACAACAGGCGGCGTTACGGTGTTAACAGCGAAGCTTATTAAAGCGGGCTTAATCGAAAAAACCCAACACGAAACCGATCGCCGCGCCTCACAAATTCATATTACCGAGGCAGGCATCGACATCCTTGAGCAATCGAAAAAACAAATTGACGTCGTATTTGAAAGCTTGTTTGGCATGTTAGATGAGGACGAGATTAAAACCCTCACACAAATCTTTGCAAAATGCGCGAAACTCTAA
- the spx gene encoding transcriptional regulator Spx — protein sequence MTVTIYTQSSCSSSRKALKWLNENNITYTEKRTTSQPLTLAEFKHILSMTEDGTDEIIATNSNDFKNIDIDIDQLSIQELYNLIQQHPRMLRSPILLDEKRIQIGYNEMDIRRFIPRKVRAFELNALQKLAVE from the coding sequence ATGACAGTGACAATTTACACACAATCAAGCTGCTCTTCATCACGAAAGGCATTAAAATGGTTAAATGAAAACAACATTACTTATACTGAAAAACGTACTACATCTCAACCTTTAACATTAGCTGAATTCAAACATATTTTAAGTATGACTGAGGACGGAACCGACGAAATTATCGCAACCAACTCAAATGATTTTAAAAACATCGACATTGATATTGATCAATTATCGATTCAAGAGCTTTACAATTTAATTCAGCAGCATCCCCGTATGTTGCGTAGCCCTATTTTACTTGATGAAAAACGCATTCAAATCGGCTATAACGAAATGGACATCCGTCGCTTCATTCCACGTAAGGTGCGTGCATTTGAACTGAATGCCCTTCAAAAGCTAGCTGTAGAATAG
- a CDS encoding carbon starvation CstA family protein, whose product MITFLVSIVLLIVGYFTYGKYVEKVFGHNEKRPTPAYVNGDGVDYVPMSTPKNSLIQLLNIAGTGPVFGPIAGALYGPVAFIWIVVGCIFAGAVHDYLTGMISIRNKGAHLPALASKYLGVAMKHVVNIFALLLLLLVGTVFVSSPAMLISNLFDGKVALSIIVAVIFAYYILATLLPIDKIIGRFYPYFGALLIFSALGIGVVLVFTGAPIPELSFENMHPGALPIFPMLFFTITCGALSGFHATQTPIISRTTQNEKQGRKIFYGMMIAEGIIAMIWAAAAMSIFNGPVGLNEVLAAGGPAGVVSEVSIATLGAVGGTLAILGVIVLPITSGDTAFRAARMIIADYFKFAQAKIISRLWIAIPLFVLSFALTKIDFNILWRYFSWANGVTAVIALWVGAMYLFLKQSNHWIATIPATFMTSMVFVYIIYEPTMGFGMELTESYIIGTVATLAVVALFFATAFKKRGTNFLLDEDVTSYKAHES is encoded by the coding sequence ATGATTACGTTTTTAGTATCGATTGTTTTACTGATCGTAGGGTATTTTACGTACGGCAAGTATGTCGAAAAGGTATTCGGACATAATGAGAAACGTCCAACGCCTGCTTATGTAAACGGGGATGGGGTTGACTATGTGCCCATGTCGACACCAAAAAACTCATTGATTCAGCTACTGAATATTGCGGGGACTGGGCCGGTGTTTGGACCAATTGCGGGTGCATTATACGGACCCGTTGCCTTTATTTGGATTGTCGTTGGCTGTATTTTTGCGGGTGCCGTTCATGATTATTTAACGGGGATGATTTCCATCCGCAATAAAGGAGCTCATTTGCCAGCGCTTGCTTCAAAGTATTTAGGGGTGGCGATGAAGCATGTTGTAAATATTTTTGCGCTATTATTATTACTTTTAGTTGGGACGGTATTTGTATCATCACCAGCGATGCTGATTAGTAATTTATTTGATGGAAAAGTTGCGCTTAGTATTATTGTTGCCGTTATTTTTGCTTATTATATTTTAGCAACCTTACTTCCAATTGATAAAATTATTGGTCGTTTTTATCCTTACTTCGGGGCGTTATTAATTTTCTCTGCGTTAGGCATTGGCGTTGTGCTAGTGTTTACAGGCGCACCGATTCCAGAGTTATCATTTGAAAACATGCATCCGGGTGCATTGCCAATTTTCCCGATGCTCTTCTTTACGATTACATGTGGAGCACTTTCTGGATTCCATGCAACGCAAACACCGATTATTTCACGTACGACGCAAAATGAAAAGCAAGGTCGTAAAATTTTCTATGGCATGATGATTGCAGAAGGTATTATTGCGATGATTTGGGCAGCTGCGGCAATGAGTATTTTCAATGGTCCAGTAGGTCTAAATGAAGTGCTTGCTGCGGGTGGTCCTGCGGGTGTTGTAAGTGAAGTTTCGATTGCGACATTAGGTGCTGTTGGCGGAACATTAGCGATTTTAGGTGTTATTGTATTACCGATTACATCAGGGGATACAGCATTCCGTGCAGCACGTATGATTATCGCTGATTATTTCAAGTTCGCCCAAGCAAAAATTATAAGTCGTTTATGGATTGCGATTCCATTATTCGTCCTATCATTTGCCTTAACAAAAATTGACTTTAATATTTTATGGCGTTATTTCTCGTGGGCAAATGGGGTAACTGCAGTCATTGCACTGTGGGTTGGCGCGATGTACCTGTTCTTGAAACAGAGCAATCACTGGATCGCCACAATACCTGCTACTTTCATGACGTCGATGGTATTTGTTTATATCATTTATGAGCCGACGATGGGCTTCGGGATGGAGCTAACAGAGTCGTACATTATCGGCACAGTGGCGACACTTGCCGTCGTTGCCTTATTCTTTGCCACAGCCTTTAAAAAGCGGGGGACAAACTTCCTGCTTGACGAGGATGTTACAAGCTATAAAGCACATGAAAGCTAA
- a CDS encoding ABC-F family ATP-binding cassette domain-containing protein yields the protein MAILTVENLGHSFGDRTLFKEVSFRLVEGDHIGLVGANGVGKSTLMGIITGQQIHDEGKVEWLPGTHYGYLDQHTILTAGRSMRDALRDAFLPLYKKEERLNEISTELAEPDADYDKLLEEMAEIQDALDAGDFYSLDMKIEEVARGLGLDAIGLERDVAALSGGQRTKVLLAKLLLEKPKVLLLDEPTNYLDEEHVTWLKNYLKNYPHAFLLISHDTEFMNDVVDVILHLEFTKMTRYTATYEKFTELAEINKRQHIDAYEKQQEFIKQQEDFIARNKARYSTSGRAKSRAKQLDRMERIDRPETAVKPEFSFKEARTPGRYVVEAENLVIGYDKEKPLLPPLTFQIERGEKIALVGMNGVGKSTLLKTMLGKVQPLDGKVILGDYLEPSYFEQEVKADKITPIDDVWNAFPSMEQAQVRAALARAGLKTDHITRPLNSLSGGEQAKVRLCKLMMDQTNWLIFDEPTNHLDVDAKEELKRAMKEFKGTIVLVSHEPEFYEGLATKVWNVQDWFTTRETKELNEFK from the coding sequence ATGGCAATATTAACAGTTGAAAACTTAGGTCATTCATTCGGTGACCGCACATTATTTAAAGAGGTTTCTTTCCGCCTAGTAGAAGGCGACCACATCGGTTTAGTTGGTGCAAATGGTGTCGGAAAATCGACCTTAATGGGCATCATTACAGGTCAGCAAATTCATGATGAAGGTAAGGTCGAATGGCTACCGGGCACGCACTATGGTTACTTAGATCAGCACACAATCTTAACAGCGGGGCGTTCGATGCGCGATGCATTACGTGATGCGTTTTTACCTTTATATAAGAAAGAAGAACGTTTAAACGAAATCTCTACAGAACTTGCGGAGCCCGATGCAGATTACGACAAGCTATTAGAAGAAATGGCTGAAATTCAAGATGCTTTAGATGCAGGTGATTTCTACAGCTTAGATATGAAAATCGAGGAAGTTGCACGTGGTTTAGGTCTAGATGCAATCGGCTTAGAGCGTGATGTGGCAGCCCTTTCTGGTGGTCAGCGTACAAAGGTTTTACTAGCTAAGCTGTTACTGGAAAAGCCGAAAGTTCTATTACTGGACGAGCCGACGAACTATTTGGACGAAGAGCATGTTACATGGTTAAAAAATTATTTAAAAAACTATCCTCATGCGTTTTTATTAATTTCGCATGATACAGAATTCATGAATGACGTGGTGGATGTCATTTTACATTTAGAATTTACGAAAATGACGCGTTACACAGCGACATACGAAAAATTCACCGAGCTTGCGGAAATCAACAAGCGTCAGCATATTGATGCCTATGAAAAACAACAGGAATTCATTAAGCAGCAGGAGGACTTCATCGCACGCAATAAGGCACGTTATTCAACAAGTGGTCGTGCCAAATCACGTGCCAAGCAATTAGACCGTATGGAGCGTATTGACCGTCCTGAAACAGCTGTAAAACCAGAATTCAGCTTTAAAGAGGCACGTACACCAGGGCGCTATGTTGTAGAGGCAGAAAACTTAGTCATTGGCTATGACAAAGAAAAGCCGTTATTACCACCTTTAACCTTCCAAATCGAGCGCGGTGAAAAAATCGCCCTTGTTGGGATGAACGGTGTCGGTAAATCAACATTACTAAAAACGATGCTTGGCAAAGTACAGCCGTTAGATGGAAAAGTGATTTTAGGCGACTACTTAGAGCCTTCCTACTTCGAACAGGAAGTAAAAGCAGATAAAATCACGCCAATCGATGATGTATGGAATGCGTTCCCTTCGATGGAGCAAGCGCAGGTTCGTGCTGCATTAGCGCGCGCTGGCTTAAAAACGGATCATATTACGCGCCCATTGAACTCCCTTTCTGGTGGTGAGCAGGCGAAAGTTCGTTTATGTAAATTAATGATGGACCAAACAAACTGGTTAATCTTTGACGAGCCGACTAACCACTTAGACGTCGATGCGAAGGAAGAATTAAAACGTGCGATGAAGGAATTCAAAGGGACGATTGTACTCGTATCCCATGAGCCTGAATTTTATGAGGGACTTGCAACAAAGGTCTGGAACGTACAAGACTGGTTCACTACACGCGAAACAAAGGAATTAAACGAATTTAAATAA